A region from the Nostoc sp. HK-01 genome encodes:
- a CDS encoding cellulose synthase catalytic subunit, translated as MTSASINNSTNVFGNSRSTLKKRTLLFRYLAEINLIFGIWYLQWRITHSINFDALWLSIPLLLAEIYSYFGGAMFVIGLWRPLVRQVKSLDQMMPPLPPAEWPTVDVFITCYNEPPEIVQQTALAALAIDYPATKLHVYVLDDGNSAEIRAMTERLCIADLQSPLLQKEANRIDTERSQLIERLQQLEKLKFNTQAAEKWLQEISSTQNQDKTSTEVFVQSLQQFILWLPPEHQSITERLNTEQQALEKAIYRKELELVELARFHYIARPKPVGVPHHAKAGNLNYAIFSGETYGEFILTLDADHIPKVQFLKRVLPYFYTYNLFNGKYEQNRIAFVQTPQDFYNIPAGDPFGHKASLFYGPLQQGKDGMNAAFYTGTNAVLRREALINVGLQYFADEFSKDETRLDEFQLVGGVSSNSITEDMNTAMRLHGAGWKSIYHHELLAEGLAPDDLSSTLKQRLRWAQGTIQVLLRENPFAKPGLTFWQRLQYFKTMYSYFSGFATLVFISCPIIYLFTEIAPVQTFGYDFAIHFFPAFIINRLTFLAVTWGIPAGEVWRSEQYAIALFPLLIQAVWSVFTGQKINFQVTPKQRQSGIYLRLVWPQLLVFILTSLGMLLILYRLAIGHLNHPWIHLLNSAWAIYNLLLLWVIIRAAIWQPSKES; from the coding sequence ATGACTTCTGCATCTATTAATAATTCCACCAACGTTTTCGGCAACAGTCGCTCAACTCTCAAAAAAAGAACATTATTATTTCGCTACCTAGCAGAAATTAATTTAATTTTTGGGATTTGGTATTTACAATGGCGCATCACCCATTCCATCAATTTTGATGCTTTGTGGCTTTCAATTCCGTTGCTATTAGCAGAAATTTATAGCTATTTTGGCGGTGCGATGTTTGTCATTGGTTTATGGCGGCCTTTAGTTCGACAGGTTAAGTCTCTTGACCAAATGATGCCACCTTTACCGCCAGCCGAATGGCCAACAGTAGATGTATTTATCACCTGTTACAATGAACCACCAGAAATTGTTCAACAAACTGCTTTGGCAGCTTTAGCAATAGATTATCCTGCTACTAAGTTGCATGTTTATGTATTAGATGATGGCAATTCGGCTGAAATCCGAGCCATGACAGAAAGATTATGTATTGCAGATTTGCAATCACCACTCCTACAAAAAGAAGCAAATCGAATTGATACCGAACGCTCACAATTAATAGAACGTCTTCAACAATTAGAAAAATTAAAATTTAATACTCAAGCTGCTGAAAAATGGTTACAAGAAATCTCATCAACGCAAAATCAAGATAAAACATCTACGGAAGTATTTGTCCAAAGTCTCCAACAGTTTATTTTGTGGTTGCCGCCAGAACATCAAAGTATTACTGAACGACTTAATACTGAGCAACAAGCTTTAGAAAAAGCTATTTACCGCAAAGAACTAGAATTAGTTGAACTGGCTCGATTTCACTATATTGCACGTCCTAAACCTGTCGGTGTACCTCATCATGCCAAAGCAGGTAATCTGAACTATGCAATTTTTTCTGGTGAAACCTATGGAGAATTTATTCTTACTTTAGATGCTGATCATATTCCTAAAGTACAGTTTCTCAAGCGAGTTTTACCTTATTTTTATACATATAATCTTTTCAATGGTAAGTACGAACAAAACCGTATTGCTTTTGTTCAAACACCCCAAGACTTTTATAATATTCCTGCTGGTGATCCTTTTGGACATAAAGCTAGTTTATTTTATGGGCCGCTACAACAAGGAAAAGATGGCATGAATGCGGCATTTTATACAGGAACAAATGCGGTTCTCCGGCGAGAAGCACTAATTAATGTAGGGCTGCAATATTTTGCTGATGAGTTTAGCAAAGATGAAACAAGATTAGATGAATTTCAATTAGTTGGTGGTGTATCCAGCAATAGTATTACAGAAGATATGAATACAGCGATGCGTTTGCATGGTGCTGGGTGGAAATCTATTTATCATCATGAATTGTTAGCAGAAGGTTTGGCTCCTGATGATTTGAGTTCTACTTTAAAACAGCGACTACGTTGGGCGCAAGGAACTATCCAAGTTTTACTGAGAGAAAATCCCTTTGCAAAACCAGGGCTAACATTTTGGCAACGACTGCAATATTTCAAGACGATGTATAGCTACTTTTCCGGTTTTGCAACTCTTGTGTTTATTTCTTGTCCAATTATTTACTTATTTACAGAAATCGCTCCTGTACAAACCTTCGGGTATGATTTTGCTATACATTTTTTTCCAGCTTTTATAATCAATCGACTCACTTTTTTAGCAGTGACTTGGGGTATTCCCGCTGGTGAAGTATGGCGTTCAGAACAATATGCGATCGCACTATTTCCTTTATTAATTCAAGCTGTATGGAGTGTGTTCACTGGACAAAAAATTAATTTCCAAGTCACACCTAAACAGCGCCAATCTGGCATTTATCTCCGGTTAGTTTGGCCACAATTACTTGTTTTCATCCTCACTAGTTTAGGTATGTTGTTGATTCTTTATCGTTTGGCCATTGGCCATCTCAATCATCCTTGGATTCACTTACTAAATAGTGCGTGGGCTATCTATAACTTGCTGCTATTGTGGGTGATTATTCGCGCTGCTATTTGGCAACCATCAAAAGAGTCTTAA
- a CDS encoding anti-sigma-factor antagonist: MSYKIEVIQPSGILNGISGNQLRREVSDLIENGVEILLIDLKEVNFIDSSGLGSLVSAMQIAKTANAKLFVCSVSDQVRMLFELTKIDRVIQTFIDQDDFKKQVLTTL, translated from the coding sequence ATGAGTTATAAAATCGAAGTAATTCAACCATCGGGAATTTTAAATGGTATCAGCGGTAATCAGTTGCGGCGTGAAGTTAGCGACTTAATAGAGAATGGTGTAGAAATATTATTAATTGATTTGAAAGAAGTTAATTTTATCGATAGCTCTGGTTTAGGGTCTTTAGTCTCAGCAATGCAAATAGCAAAAACCGCTAATGCTAAACTATTTGTTTGTTCTGTGAGTGACCAAGTGAGGATGTTATTTGAATTAACAAAAATTGATCGAGTAATTCAAACATTTATCGATCAAGATGATTTTAAAAAACAAGTATTAACAACTTTGTGA
- a CDS encoding two-component response regulator — MVKILVIDDDPIVQAVLKRTLENQGYEITVAKNGEEGITQARLLRPALIICDWVMSKLDGLEVCRQIKADPELATTFFILLTAKGAARGEEDDRVRGLDAGADEFISKPIEMNELKARVRAGLRLHQLNQDLQSQKQALEILNQTLQTQKQIMETELAEAAEYVRSLLPPPLTGTVTTEALFIPSAQLGGDCFDYYWLDDEHLVIYLLDVSGHGVGSALLSVSVLNILRSQSLANTNFCHPSEVLKALNHHFQMSNHGAKYFTIWYGVYHRIKHQLVYANAGHPPAVLLSGKSHTNLQVKQLSSLDLPIGFVPEVDFAEAVFDIEANSILYIFSDGVYEINQPNGNILGLNAFIEILIKYNQVNNGTLQNLLMQIMTLNIQQSLEDDLSLLQVFFRSVA; from the coding sequence ATGGTAAAAATTCTAGTTATTGATGATGACCCGATTGTTCAGGCAGTCCTGAAAAGAACACTCGAAAATCAGGGTTATGAAATAACTGTGGCGAAAAACGGCGAAGAAGGAATTACTCAAGCCCGCCTACTTCGCCCTGCTTTAATTATTTGTGATTGGGTAATGTCAAAACTAGATGGATTGGAAGTGTGTCGACAAATTAAAGCAGATCCAGAGTTAGCTACTACTTTTTTTATTTTGCTGACTGCTAAGGGAGCAGCTAGAGGAGAAGAAGACGATAGAGTCAGAGGGTTGGATGCGGGAGCAGATGAGTTTATTTCTAAACCCATCGAGATGAATGAGTTAAAAGCACGAGTCCGTGCTGGACTGAGATTACATCAACTAAATCAAGATTTGCAAAGTCAAAAACAAGCTTTAGAAATACTCAACCAAACTTTGCAAACCCAAAAGCAAATTATGGAAACAGAATTAGCTGAGGCTGCTGAATATGTGCGATCGCTCTTACCGCCACCACTTACGGGAACAGTAACTACAGAAGCACTATTCATTCCCTCTGCACAGTTAGGCGGTGATTGCTTTGATTATTATTGGCTAGATGACGAGCATTTAGTAATTTATCTCCTGGATGTATCAGGACATGGGGTAGGTTCGGCGCTGCTTTCTGTATCTGTGCTGAATATTCTGCGATCGCAATCTTTAGCCAACACCAATTTTTGTCACCCCAGTGAAGTTCTCAAAGCACTCAATCATCACTTTCAGATGAGTAATCACGGTGCTAAATATTTCACCATCTGGTATGGAGTTTATCATCGCATTAAGCATCAACTTGTCTACGCCAACGCCGGACATCCACCTGCTGTACTGCTATCGGGTAAATCTCATACTAACTTGCAAGTTAAACAACTGAGTTCTTTAGATTTACCTATAGGCTTTGTGCCAGAAGTTGACTTTGCAGAAGCTGTTTTTGATATTGAAGCAAATAGCATTCTCTATATATTTAGCGATGGGGTTTATGAAATCAATCAACCAAATGGAAATATCTTGGGTCTCAATGCTTTCATCGAAATATTAATCAAATATAACCAAGTAAATAATGGGACTCTCCAAAATCTATTAATGCAAATTATGACACTCAATATTCAACAAAGTCTGGAAGATGATTTATCTTTACTCCAAGTTTTTTTTCGTAGTGTAGCCTAA